The Diceros bicornis minor isolate mBicDic1 chromosome 28, mDicBic1.mat.cur, whole genome shotgun sequence genomic sequence TGTCCTTCCCCCGGAGCTTGAGGCCTGAAAGAGCCATCGGCCCACTGACCACTGCAGCCCCCACCCTGGAACTTCAAGGTACAGGGTGGCCCCGCAGCGTCCCCACCCATCAGGCCTGAAGCAGCAGCGGGTGCCCACACTCCCCCTTGAGCACCagctcccttcccccacctctatcacaggaaggagggaggtggggagggcctAGCACCACCCCCACTCCTGGCCCGGCTCTCAGATCAGACACGACTGATATGGCTAACCTTTAAGAGCCTGCACCTACCAATCTTCAACGGAAGAGAGTGAACGTCCCTTGCTAGAACTAAAACCGGGGTGCTCTGGGAGCCCCACGCCCTGGGTACCACACTGACACCACAAACGGGCACACGGGAGCAGAATGTGACATGTGACCCACACCAGGGGAAGAATGCCAGTGCCTGGACAGGAGGGCCACTGAGCCCTGGGTCCACAGCTCAGAGGAGGGCATGGGCCAACAGCAAAGGGGGGACAGTGGAAAACACTGGAAAGGAAAGGGAGCCGAGACACAACTCACTTGTGGGAATTTTCTTAAGGCTCCGAGAATTCCGTGCCCCAGGGGTCTTCCTGAGCATCATCCTCACAACCCCACCCAAAGAGTGGCCACCTTGCACCGGGGCAGGCAACAGCAGCCAAGACCCAGCGAAGGCCCGAAGGACACTCACCGATGGCTCTCTCGATTTTGCCCAGAACCTGGTTATTAGGAATGGCCCTTCCGCTCTCATAGTCCGCAATGACCTGTGGCTTTTCGTTGATTTTCTAAAGAAAAGACATACCTTGTACATGTCAGTTCAACGAGGAGATGCTGCAAAACTAGACCACGCCCAGCTGAGACGCCCAAGGCACCGCCTCCCCAGACAGCGTGGGCCAAGGGCCGTAGGGGACAGCAGCTCTCGGAGGCTCTGGGGTCCACACGTGTGCAAAGCCATGTCACGTGAGTGGTTACAGCTGGCCTCACATGGCTTCCCCAGAGGCCTTCGGGGTCCCAGGGGCAAGGGCAACTGAAGCCTGAGGCTCCAGGCGGGCAGAGCCTGCGCCACACATGCTTCCTGAACACTGGCCTCCCGCCCACCCGACCAGAGCCTGGGAGGAGAGGACGCGCCATGCTCACCGTCGCCAGGTCCTTCTGCGTCAGCCCCTTGCTCTGCCGGCCCTGCTGGATCACCTTCCCCACCTCCAGGGTCACCCGGTCGTGGTGCAGCTCCTCTGTCTCCCGGTCCAGCTTGGCTGTGTTCTTGGTGATCGAATGCTGTTTGTTCTGGCCAGCAGCCCCTGGACCAGCGTCAGACAAGAGCACAGGAGACAGTTTGCGACAAACTCGAAGGAAAGCCACTTCAGAACGGGAACCAGGCCCCACAGGTGCCCCGTGCCCAGGGTGATGTGGGAAGCCAGGTCGCCCAAAGTACAGGGAACTTCACAGACCTGAGAGCGTGGAGCCCAGAATCTTCCCCCAGCTACAGGAAGCGGGGGGGAAGGACCCCTCCTGACCTATGCTGACCACAGCTGTTCTGATAAGATCCTAGACACTTCCCAGCTCTGTAGTGGCTTTAGCTGCGGCAGCCACCCTGACACCCCTGGGGGCActacccacacgtctatggagaTGAACCCCGAGCACACCCTCATTTTGCTAGTGCAAACACAAATACCTACATTTCTTAGAAGTCTCCACATCTTCTCCTCGTCTCTGAGCCGCTAAGATAgcctagaaaatgagaaaaatttttgTGTGCGTGGTCAACATTAGCTctggcagtgtctggcacacaccAGTCAGCGCACTGCTAAGGCCCCGTGTTCTCCAAGACCAGGCATCCAGCTCGGAGCTCACGCCCTCAAGCACTGTGCTGCCTGCCCACCACACGACAGGTACTTTTTCGGACCAGCATGCAATGCTGGGTTTAAAACCCAAGCTCTGTGTGCAAAGCCCCTCTACAACCAACTATCCAGGCACCTCCCAAATAACTACCaataagggaaagagaaacagctCACTTCTTAGCTGTTGAGAAAGACATGCTACTGGATTCCTTTCAGAAACCCACACTTGAAATAGATTCACTTCTCCACTAGATGCTCctgcaaaagcaggaaggaacgTCAGGCTGCCTGGTCTGGCCTTCCTCAGGGAACCTGCTCCCAATACGAGAGcctgcagcccccacccccacacatcaCCATCATCTACAGCCGCAGAATGTTAAGGTATTTCTTGGTGCTTCAGAGAAATGACTGTGGGACAGTCTAAGTGTAACATACTCAAAGACGATTTCTAGACACGTTCACACGACTCCTAGCTCATGGGTACTAAGTTTCCTTcgaaagaaaaggagaatgaaCTTGGTCTTGACAGTGCAACCAATAAGCCCAGTGCAGGTCAATGAATGCTGGTCACCAGGGCCACAGCTAGTCCTGGCCCAGACTGAGCACTGAGTCCAAGCCTCCGGCACTGGGTCCAAGGCTCTGGCCCAACGCTACTTGAGAGTAGAATCTGAGCAAGGGCAGTGACTGAACCGCCCTCTCCCGCTTATGTCGG encodes the following:
- the EDF1 gene encoding endothelial differentiation-related factor 1 produces the protein MAESDWDTVTVLRKKGPTAAQAKSKQAILAAQRRGEDVETSKKWAAGQNKQHSITKNTAKLDRETEELHHDRVTLEVGKVIQQGRQSKGLTQKDLATKINEKPQVIADYESGRAIPNNQVLGKIERAIGLKLRGKDIGKPIEKGPRAK